Proteins from one Podospora pseudoanserina strain CBS 124.78 chromosome 1, whole genome shotgun sequence genomic window:
- a CDS encoding hypothetical protein (EggNog:ENOG50KOG0616; COG:F), whose amino-acid sequence MANHTSMSLEAVHDTRLPATVEANVTIHRVTTVRQGNPSWWQERWVRHDNNILGHGGCGLVWLEKKEKILEAEEDKWRAVKAIRVADSKSTNEGVRYVRELEALKRFSQPKYADFFVEFFGWYEIPNYLGIAMEYCEHGDLRKYLQTVKTMPEDEVKVVASQVLGALEMMHEAGYTHRDVKPANILIKSKPPQRWWVKVCDLGLSKRAEDIAGASTTVRGTPGFLAPEVLDCDPSTGQRDSFPIDMWCFGETVYQMLTGEPVFKTLAALFHYRAGSIEFPDQAFQRVNASPEARHFVRSLMLAHPPLRRTATAHPIYGAQGHPWMAIKTVENLVIKSRSAVSYETATAWPPPLPQDGDQITGVSGKWTQTVEIAKHSMAHVIGSFGDQSESQLPSIYPALPGLGQLYHPYLQYAYSNSTLNPFYYFLSPSNYYAAQYLNAMINTMSSGGYKLPAVSLRRSVLPKRVKALFPRNVARSKPAEVVKREFKEAITKAASKVTDNRLQPKDTNLDAQESIKQHNEAADQHSDSNGNSQPLVGQSTYQQPGLSAETRFSVNKENKNFAEDFKPTIPVPSEMAELFSRGKPPKSNPAGTTGAEDHDSLRDETEESWTVVTSRRKHSGPAKRRPAPPSPSTHVRALPARKSTPTPNSEVLTTQVLPVMARRPAPRLPQTIIGRQSWAEVVATEGGEPE is encoded by the exons ATGGCGAACCATACTTCGATGTCGCTGGAAGCAGTCCATGACACCAGACTTCCAGCAACTGTCGAGGCGAATGTCACCATTCACCGCGTAACAACAGTACGACAAGGCAACCCATCATGGTGGCAAGAACGATGGGTGCGGCATGATAACAACATTCTTGGACACGGAGGATGCGGTCTGGTATGGttagaaaagaaagaaaagatcCTCGAAGCGGAGGAAGACAAATGGAGAGCGGTGAAAGCCATCCGAGTAGCTGACAGCAAGAGCACCAACGAAGGCGTCCGCTACGTCCGTGAGTTGGAAGCGTTGAAAAGATTCTCTCAACCGAAG TATGCCGATTTCTTTGTTGAGTTCTTTGGATGGTACGAAATCCCAAATTACCTCGGCATCGCCATGGAGTATTGCGAGCATGGTGACTTGAGGAAGTATCTTCAAACAGTCAAAACCATGCCCGAAGACGAGGTGAAGGTGGTTGCTTCCCAAGTATTGGGTGCTCTGGAAATGATGCACGAGGCAGGGTATACTCATAGAGATGTGAAGCCCGCG AATATTCTCATCAAATCCAAGCCGCCGCAGAGATGGTGGGTCAAGGTGTGCGACTTGGGCCTGAGCAAACGTGCTGAGGACATAGCTGGCGCTTCTACGACTGTGAGGGGCACGCCCGGCTTTCTGGCACCGGAAGTGTTGGACTGCGATCCCAGCACAGGGCAGAGAGACTCTTTTCCCATCGACatgtggtgttttggcgaGACGGTTTACCAAATGTTGACCGGAGAGCCAGTTTTCAAAACCCTGGCAGCTCTTTTTCATTACCGGGCTGGCAGCATCGAATTCCCGGATCAGGCTTTCCAACGAGTCAACGCCAGTCCAGAAGCCCGTCACTTCGTACGATCATTGATGCTTgcgcatcctcctcttcgtcgcaCGGCCACCGCGCATCCGATATATGGAGCCCAAGGTCATCCTTGGATGGCAATCAAAACCGTAGAAAATCTGGTGATCAAGTCGCGGTCGGCAGTCTCGTACGAAACAGCCACCGCGTGGCCTCCCCCACTTCCTCAAGACGGGGATCAAATTACGGGAGTCTCTGGGAAATGGACGCAAACAGTGGAGATCGCAAAACACTCCATGGCACATGTCATAGGCTCTTTCGGAGATCAGTCCGAATCTCAACTTCCTTCGATTTACCCTGCCCTCCCAGGACTTGGCCAGCTATATCACCCTTATCTACAATATGCATACAGCAACTCCACACTCAATCCATTCTACTACTTTCTGTCACCTAGCAATTACTATGCTGCTCAATATCTCAACGCAATGATCAATACGATGTCAAGTGGCGGCTACAAGTTACCTGCAGTATCTTTGCGCAGATCAGTTCTGCCAAAGCGAGTCAAGGCTCTCTTTCCAAGAAACGTGGCCCGCTCAAAACCAGCAGAAGTAGTCAAAAGGGAATTCAAGGAAGCGATCACCAAAGCGGCCAGCAAGGTGACAGACAACAGGCTTCAACCAAAGGATACAAATCTCGACGCCCAAGAATCGATAAAGCAACATAACGAGGCGGCAGATCAGCATTCTGACTCGAATGGGAACTCCCAACCGCTCGTAGGCCAGTCAACATATCAGCAGCCTGGGCTCAGTGCCGAGACTCGATTTTCCGTCAataaagaaaacaagaacTTTGCGGAGGATTTCAAGCCGACTATTCCTGTCCCGTCTGAGATGGCCGAGCTCTTCAGTCGCGGGAAGCCACCAAAGTCTAATCCAGCAGGCACGACAGGGGCAGAGGATCACGACTCGTTGCGTGACGAAACGGAAGAAAGTTGGACTGTTGTTACGTCAAGGCGAAAGCATTCTGGTCCAGCAAAGAGGCGACCAGCACCCCCGTCTCCATCGACTCATGTTAGAGCCTTGCCGGCTCGCAAGAGCACACCGACTCCAAATTCTGAGGTACTAACAACTCAGGTCTTGCCAGTTATGGCACGTCGACCGGCCCCGCGACTACCACAAACAATCATTGGCAGACAATCTTGGGCCGAGGTAGTTGCTACAGAGGGCGGGGAGCCTGAGTGA